The genomic window TGTGGCTTTGTAAAAAAACTAAATCAGATTAAGTATCACTTCTCTCACTTTTGTACATTTTAAGTTTTAACCTAAATTTTCAATTAATTATATCGTCTTTCTTCTTAGTACATACAATATACTGTTTCTACCTTAAGCTAGGAAGGAATGAAGGAATGTTGCTGCCCCACCTTCCCAAATGGATTTGACTGTCATCTGCATAGACCTTTTATAATTAACAAATGAGATTTGCAGGATTGTACAGCacattttgaagaaataaaaagattaatGACAAGTGATTCTTTGCACAACTGCCTTTGTCCCTTTTCAAAATACAGCTTTCTTAGGGCTCAAAATGAAAACTTATTTAGTTTCCTAATACCATTTCTGCTACTGAATTTAATGGAACAAGGAAATCATCCCAGTCTTCAGTCTAGCATAACATGTGAGCTGGGACTTGCCAGGGTGAAAGCAGCATTACCTTCACCAGCTGCCTAAGAATTGCCTCCTCATGTCTTGCAGCTTTTGCCTTTCTATGCTCAGCAGATCTCCAGCACACAAACTGTCACCTCTGCCTGGGTGTTATCCATCCAAACTCTTTCTTTAGTAAAATAACAAGAATTGCACCCAATCAAGATCATTCATAGCTGATTTTAGTGGAGGAGCATTTACCTTTGAATGACTCTCCgtgttttgaaaatttttcaaCTTCAATGAATGGGAAAACATGGAGAATTTTGTCTTTGATACAGCCCAAGGCACTGCATTAAAAAATCATAGAAGGTGTAGATGATTCACTATGTAGGCAAAACTACGTAAACTTACTGATCTATTACAAGTTTTGAGGTTTTCCAGTTAGTGTtctttgaaatgcagaaaggaggaagagtAAGGAACAGTACATTAATGGACAAGGCCCTCCAGATCCAACACATACATCTAATTGACCACAGAATTCCATATTACAATTGCAAAGCACATTCTGCCATCGATGGTTATGGTCAAATAATTGTTACAGCACTTTCTTACTCCACCTGTGACAGCCACCTCAGGAGTCTTTTATTTGGAAATTCAAATGATTAAATATAAACTGacacaaaaaacacaaacaaatcccaaaccaaaacaaaaacaactcaTGAAAACAATGCTGGAGCTTTAAAGCTACTCAGCCAAAATCATCCCTTGTTTAATAGTTCTATCTCATGCTATTAAAATGGATAACACAATGTAACAGTTAGCAATGCCTAATTCTCATCTATCAAAACTGAGAGAATATTTGAGGTATTGGAGTTCTCCCTAAAGTAGCTTCCTGTTACTGGAATGTGAATGCAGGTTCAGTGAGAGGGAATCTGCCTCCAGGAACAAAATTAGCAAAGGCACATCAGTGAGGTGtcctttgtttttgttgttatcATATTATAATagtgctcagagctgcagtttaTATAGATGTGTTTTACTTATGAGGGACATTTTGGATGAAGATTTACCCACCTGGTCACTGCAGGAAACAGGACATGCATGTTCTTGCCTGTAGGTAAACACGTCCAGTTgtagtttttgctttttttcttaatagaaCACCAGTAACAGTACAGTCTCTAATTCACGAAGTAATGATAAATACTGTGAACTGCAAAGTAACTCACAGGCTTCTGTTTATTGGTTGTCTCAAAACATGTTATTTCTGCCTGTTAACTGTCCTGGCTTGTTTGACCCCAGGTGATTTTGTAGCATCATGTCCTTGAAGGATAACATGAACACCCCCATAAAGCATCCTCATCTTATGGCTGAACAAATCCAGAATGATACCTTCAATATAAAATCTGCTCTTCCTGCTACCTTctctttcaagtatttttatattaccCCTTCcagtaagaaaacagaaaactttgTTTCCATGGTATCATTCAGCATAGGGAGGACCTATAGTTTCGTCTATTATAAAAATGATACTTCAGCCTCAGTATGGTGCTATTTGTGAGTCGTCACAGCCAGACTGGGGAGCAAAGACAGGAGCTTAATGCAGAAGAGGGAGACATGCAGTCATCTGAAATGAAATCCTGAGACACATTAACATCTGGGaaaaagaggagactgaggaaaggAGCTCAAACATTtctaaaaggaaattatttcttcagataGAGAATTTCTTGATCTCACTTTTGGCATTTTATCTcgcttctgaaaaaaatcctgctttcaTTCACTACTACACTCCTGCCATCACATACATCAGCACTTAAAACTAGAGGCTGGACTACAAAATTTACTAAGACTTAATGTTCCAAGCTATTTTATGTCCagttgcaaaatattttccatctaaaaataataaattttgaTTATGGCATCTGTAAACAGTGTAATATCATGCCATTTAAACTATAACAGGAATAATTTTGAAATCtattctcttctgtttttccatgCTGCCCCTTTCAAATAATGAAAGACTTTTTATAAAACCCCAACAGATTAAAGTTTACTGGCCACAAAAAATGGAATAGCCGATCATCTTCAGGGACCATTTGTTCCTTCAAGTATATTTAGTGCTGAGACACTGTGGTAGTTAAAGCACAAACAGAGGCTGTTGATAAAGTGGCAATGCATAACAACGTTGCAATGTATTATAAAGGAGCAATTGCCTGCAGTTCATCAGTGTGGATATGGCAATGAAGTTCTGCTTTACATATTCCAGGCACCAAGAACTTTGTAGCAGTGATTACAGGAGGTTCTTCTTCCCCTGTAAATGGTAAAGAAAAGTGAGCTTCATCAATTGCAACACTGACTTTGTACTTGGTCAACATTTTAGAAACAATGCAAAGAAAACTTAGGAAAAGCCTCTGGACCATCCTGGCATACACACCCCTGAGGCTGAACTACCATGCTCAACAGCACCTTATCTAAGGAAACAATACTAATTCTCTCCCCAGACAGGGCTCCTTAAGGAAGATCTTATTAGTGAATGGACCCAGTAAAGGTTTGGTTGATGGTGCTTCCTCGAAATGAAACTGGTTTGAACTTCAGTTGAGGATGCCCAGTATGATGACGTCTCTGAGAATCTTGCCTTTGCACAGGAACTGCACTTAAAGAGAGAAACTATTCCAAATTATGTGACTTATGATTTTAATTCCAAAGATTAAATTTcctttaaagaagaaacaaaagatcTACTTTGAGATGCTCATGACAGAGTCATCCATGTCTGTTCTGACCAAGTAATGGGTAAAAAAATAGgtagaaagaacagaaatggaAGTGTCAACTCAGTATAATGACTTGGACATGCCCATTTCTTACAACAAGAATGAAAGCTAAAAAATTCTATTTACTCTTCTCATTATCAGGCATATATTTATTAGAGctataaatattttgtatgtCTGGGACAGTAAAGATTCAATGGGTGGCACTCTAATAGGCAGATGATGCTCAGTTCTAGATACTGTCTTCCTTCCATCCTGTACCTAATTAGGATCTGGTTTGGATGAGGGGAGGTTTGAGGGAGAGTCAGTCAGGGGGCTGCTTCTGTATAAGGACAGTAAATGGGAAAAGGGCAGAAATTATTGTGGTTTCTTAAGACACTGGAACATCAGTGCTAAGATCCAACCCTACTAGGCAAAGCTATAATGTTTAATCTCTCCAGCTGAAGCATGTTAACAAGTAGGTATGTGACTAGAGATTTAATTACTGGAAAGACTGGCTCTTTCTTCCAGTGTCCCCTTGCAGCTGGGATACCCAGCTGACAGCTCAATGATTGAATCAGGAGGGGAACACTGGGAAAGCATTCTTACAGAGAGGCCATACATTCTCAACCAGCATCCTACTGCCACCCAAAACTGGAACTGTTACAGTCATCAACATCCCACAACTGTGAGAAAAGGCTTGAGTTGGGAGATGGGAGGAAATTAAAGAATACAgtattaattttgaaaacagagTATTTGTGGCCTAAATAATTAAGTCAGTAAATCTCTATTTTTTccacttgaattttttttcaggttttaacTATTTTGTCCTATAGACTATCTAGCTTATAAATATACATGCTCTGTCTGTAAATAAACATCTATATTCTCCTCCTCCAAGATAATTCTAGCATCAGAAATTAGTTATGAATTAtcttattaataataaaaaaataattcatttagCCAAGAGAAAAGTCCAGCAGATTAGTTCACTGTCAACACTCACTGCAGAAAGCAGAACAGCATCCCACCATCCAAATGCAATATTCACCTTTTGTAGCTGCATAAGGAAAATCTCAGCAAAAAGCTCTTTGGGCATACGAAAACAATTGCTGGAACATTCCACACTGATGGAGTTGTGATGCCAGTTTAATATACTGTAAAGTCAAATCAGTTTTTTTATATAGCCTGAGGCAAAATTTACACCATCTAAAAGGAGGTGTCTAAGCTGGGTATCTATTTTGGAGAGTTACTTCCAAGCATTTAAATTCCTCCACTGAAAGCCATTTGTTCATTCCCCCAGCCCTGTATCTGATGAGAAGCCTGATGTCACTCTGAAACTTGAGTTAACCACAGTACAGACGATATCTCTAGAGGTTTTAGTATCTGCTGGAGCAAAATAGGGTGTCAGGTTTAGATTTATGGCTGTCTGTGAGAATACTTCAGCAGATGACCCTCTTGATTAAACCACACAGCTGTCAGCCATAATCCCAGCTGCCAAGGAATCCCTGGAAGAAATAAGCCATCCCTTCAAGAATTAGTGAGAAGTGTCTTATTAATAGAATTTTAGTGAACTCTTACCTCACTCACCCTAAGATTCCCCCCACTGCCATTATAAGTtaagaaaaattcatttttctaaagTTACTGAAACGTATTTTACCATCTTTACACAATGCTTACCTTTCTCTGCAGCCTTCTAAGTGGCTCCTCATGTATTATCTTACCTATTTCCAGATGGGAGAAATATGCTCACAGTAACTGAATAAATTTTTGAAGCACTGCTGTATCTTACCTAAACCTGATGATGAAGAAACGCTTCCTGTAATCGAAGATGTTTCCATTTGGTCTGTCAATAGTCCTTCCATTAAAGGCAAAGATAATTCAGATGAAGGAACAGACGAATCATAGATCCCAGAATCTCGAGGCATGTCTTTGGAAGCTTTACCTATGTGTAACAACGGCTGAAGAACAGAACTGCCACCACCTTGAATGTCCTGAGTTTCTATATCTTCTCCAAGGTTTAAGTGCTGAATTGTACAGTGAGAGTCTGAATTTCCTgctgaaataatatttaaatctgttttcaggTAAAATTCGCTATCCATCACCTGTTTATTCACTAAGTCATTTAAAACCAAGCCTGAATCAAATTTTTCCATGACAGGCTCTGAGTAATGTAAAGAAGGTGGAGGGAAGGGAATAAACTGTTTCTCAAACCAATTTGGTTCCTGATCAATGAACTGATGCATATTGCAAATAGCAACATAAAGGGACCTCCCAGATTTGCTcctgaaataattccttttacTGATGTTAACAGGAAACACCTCTGAATCCTGTGCACCGAGATCTCTGGAGTGTAAGTGTGAATACAGCTGAGGGAGATGGTCCATGAGTTTGTATTTTGTGCTCAGATCAAGAATAGCAGGGATGTCTCCTTCGCAGGAGTAATCAAAGTAGACTGCAATGAACTTGCACAGGTCGGCTGAATTCTGCTTTGCTTGACGAAGCTTCTCTGCAACAGTCAACACAGCAAAGAGGAAGAGTTCTCCCTTTGCTGCATCTTTGGTTACCCCTCTGTGCTTCCAATTCTTTTTTTCAACGAAGTATTTCATTCCTTTGGAACATACAATGATGATAAACTGGgactcatttatttttttaattagccaCTCTTTCTGATCTTCTTTACAATTTCTTACGTCTTCCCACAAATCTAAAGCCacctggaaaagaagaaaaaaaaaccattttggttgataattatttttatattattacaTATATTTGCTAATAAAACTTAAATGTTATACTCAGCCTGTATTTATCTGACAATAGAAAATTATTGATAAGTTTAACAACAGCTTGTCCCTGATGAAAACACAAGtgttttacaagaaaaataagtaataaTTATCATAGCATTGACAGTGGACAAACTGGAATCAGGGAGATGAACTATGTCAGTAGGCCTCACACAGGCACGGCCTCACACTCTTGCTAAATTTGG from Pithys albifrons albifrons isolate INPA30051 chromosome 3, PitAlb_v1, whole genome shotgun sequence includes these protein-coding regions:
- the IL17RD gene encoding interleukin-17 receptor D isoform X4; this encodes MTGIEYLKGFRVILEELKSEGRQCQQMILKDPKQLSPSFKRTGMESQPFVNLKFETDYFVKIVPFPSIKNESNYHPFFFRTRPCELLLQPENLVCKPYWKPRNVNVTQQGFNMQVSFDHAPHNFGFRYYFLHYKLKHEGLFKQKTCKQEQNTDTTSCVLQNVSPGDYIIELVDDTNTTRKTMHYALKPVHSPWAGPIRAVAITVPLVVISAFATLFTVMCRKKQQENIYSHLDEESSESSAYAAGLHVERLRPRPKVFICYSSKDCQKHINVIQCFAYFLQDFCGCEVALDLWEDVRNCKEDQKEWLIKKINESQFIIIVCSKGMKYFVEKKNWKHRGVTKDAAKGELFLFAVLTVAEKLRQAKQNSADLCKFIAVYFDYSCEGDIPAILDLSTKYKLMDHLPQLYSHLHSRDLGAQDSEVFPVNISKRNYFRSKSGRSLYVAICNMHQFIDQEPNWFEKQFIPFPPPSLHYSEPVMEKFDSGLVLNDLVNKQVMDSEFYLKTDLNIISAGNSDSHCTIQHLNLGEDIETQDIQGGGSSVLQPLLHIGKASKDMPRDSGIYDSSVPSSELSLPLMEGLLTDQMETSSITGSVSSSSGLGEEEPPVITATKFLVPGICKAELHCHIHTDELQAIAPL